A window from Argopecten irradians isolate NY chromosome 3, Ai_NY, whole genome shotgun sequence encodes these proteins:
- the LOC138317616 gene encoding nephrin-like isoform X1, giving the protein MFGLSSLPALILLAWTIYQVLGEQHFLETPADTRIVMGRSTMLNCSVGDRVGRVQWAKDDMLLGFDLSIPGYPRYSIIQTSPERFNLYIVNTTLWDDATYECQVLPSQGNPALQASAHLTILVPPEIPQIIGHPNGSMVNIRHTDPIVQLTCEVRNARPAASITWYKNGVVVTENVDYTVEQIADDKRENAHNTLTLTPDFRVKEHGAVYTCKGTNEAIRGQFMETSVTVNVQFPPSIPEITGYRRGQTVQRGDTLNLECVSRGGNPLAQVVWFKNDVKVDFSYSSSNDRSTNELSFTVGASDNDAVYRCEATNAATEYPLTAQVQIVVYFPPEKVTISGNRLATAGEEVELTCETANSNPASVVTWLVRSRQIAGTRNNVVESEDGGYITTSIIRVTLTDREDQIVYTCQAMNDGASQPVTDTVTLSVLYPPGAPVITGYEEGDFVKAGDVKRLTCSSAGGNPMATLKWFKGNQLLDSTPKTRGSIVSSELTIVTAPGDNNAIYKCTASNEATPTPLQVLKKLTVYFAPAQVTLTANPAEPKAGQHLRLTCLSASSNPPAAIMWVRDNVLRQGVTINKSPSTNGGMTTTNVLDITPTAADHLAEYHCQATNLVIGDKVNDAITLSVLFPPVFDQSMSPSTIDITEGDNRAVNLTAAANPPVLSYKFYRDGIEVSVPGDVSSFTFDNGALQITNIERGDMGSYRLEARNAEGASSFNFTLNVLYAASITTITSPVEEEIGGAAFFECIADANPITSNMITWSRSDFDMSKTKQAFENNKGHLTVYELEKMDTGTFTCTADNGIGEPSVMEAILVVKFQPIIDDSAQYSKAAGDHGSTVQLICLAEGAPEVTFDWVKRDGDMSSFKYHIESEKVDTIKYRSVVTISDISEAEYGTYVCSASNEKGQDTFDISVDGTSRPDQPGDLTFINATHDMLTISWNPGFNGGLPQRFKVRYKEKSRPGYTHIDITPIDNRVTTVFVIKGLRKDTSYLVAVLTSNDLGAAEGSPPEIEIRTSASALSGETASTIQTSDDTPVIIILVVCVVGIFLLALNIGLILFFVRRRKKRLENNSDTTSHTNTIELYGPTKETALYPITPSDDSRSYGTYEKNMDDFSDDYKNFEGRGLVRPKPVWLQPLVEQPGPSNDDDTHDRKSMHSSQCTCNCVQVKVRTVSRAKCSCLSVDSSGDEDIKRVFLPPPGYSSRSYTPNKLDSPNLGNTHKSFLTDTRPYLDDGRQSAQWQYEDPYQSRSKGTFDSDYMNPLQNGTSPTHFHDYNSRPETRPKSVTDFSDQRSSRSSSRNGLGATPPPPPPVRSSSKGVANNYGHSPIPPIPARNYDVDDLPPPLYDDTPQPRYAPAPGSTGGRYMNPNVISNPTYDGPSEGNNSAQRNHIPVDDMRGDLV; this is encoded by the exons GGTTTGACCTCAGTATTCCTGGATATCCCCGCTATTCCATTATCCAGACGTCACCAGAGAGATTTAATCTGTATATTGTCAACACCACGCTCTGGGATGACGCAACGTATGAATGTCAGGTGCTGCCATCTCAGGGAAACCCAGCACTCCAAGCCTCCGCCCATCTCACCATATTAG TGCCTCCAGAGATACCCCAAATCATAGGCCATCCGAATGGCTCAATGGTAAACATACGCCACACGGACCCCATCGTACAACTGACGTGTGAGGTCCGGAACGCTCGGCCTGCGGCTAGTATCACCTGGTATAAGAATGGAGTTGTGGTCACAGAGAACGTTGATTACACTGTTGAGCAGATCGCGGACGATAAACGAGAGAATGCCCACAACACGCTGACACTAACGCCTGACTTTAGAGTAAAGGAACACGGGGCAGTGTACACGTGTAAGGGTACCAACGAGGCCATCCGAGGCCAGTTCATGGAGACTAGTGTTACCGTCAATGTCCAGT TCCCACCTTCCATACCAGAAATAACAGGGTACCGACGTGGGCAGACAGTGCAGCGTGGTGACACTCTCAATCTAGAATGTGTGTCAAGGGGTGGCAACCCACTCGCTCAGGTCGTCTGGTTCAAAAACGATGTCAAGGTTGACTTCTCGTACTCTAGTTCTAACGACCGGTCGACTAATGAGCTGTCATTTACTGTTGGGGCGTCAGATAATGATGCAGTGTATAGGTGTGAGGCTACCAACGCGGCGACAGAATATCCGCTGACGGCACAAGTTCAAATTGTTGTCTACT TTCCACCAGAAAAAGTGACAATATCCGGGAATCGCCTTGCGACAGCGGGAGAAGAGGTGGAGCTAACCTGTGAGACAGCCAATAGCAATCCTGCTTCTGTGGTCACATGGTTAGTGAGAAGTCGACAGATAGCAGGCACACGAAACAACGTCGTGGAGTCAGAGGATGGTGGTTACATCACTACGTCCATCATCAGGGTGACGCTGACGGACCGCGAGGACCAGATCGTGTATACATGTCAGGCCATGAACGACGGAGCCTCACAACCCGTCACCGATACTGTGACTCTCAGCGTTCTCT ATCCACCTGGGGCCCCAGTCATAACGGGATATGAGGAAGGCGACTTCGTCAAGGCTGGCGACGTCAAAAGGCTAACCTGTAGTTCAGCAGGGGGCAACCCCATGGCAACACTGAAATGGTTCAAAG GTAACCAGTTGTTAGACTCCACACCAAAGACCCGAGGCAGCATTGTCAGTTCTGAACTGACCATTGTTACAGCACCTGGTGACAACAACGCCATCTATAAGTGTACTGCGTCTAACGAAGCCACGCCCACACCCCTACAGGTCCTGAAGAAGCTGACCGTTTACT TTGCCCCTGCCCAAGTGACTTTAACGGCCAACCCTGCAGAACCAAAGGCCGGTCAGCATCTACGTCTTACCTGTCTGTCGGCGTCCAGTAATCCTCCAGCTGCCATCATGTGGGTCCGAGACAACGTCCTACGCCAAGGTGTCACCATCAACAAGTCTCCGTCCACAAATGGTGGGATGACCACTACAAACGTACTGGACATCACACCAACGGCCGCGGACCATCTTGCTGAGTACCATTGTCAGGCCACGAACCTCGTGATCGGGGACAAAGTCAATGATGCTATAACTCTAAGTGTTCTGT TCCCTCCCGTATTTGACCAGTCGATGTCCCCCTCCACGATAGACATCACCGAGGGCGATAATCGAGCTGTTAACCTGACCGCCGCAGCCAACCCTCCTGTACTCAGTTACAAGTTTTACCGTGACGGCATCGAGGTCAGCGTCCCAGGCGACGTCAGCAGCTTTACTTTCGACAACGGAGCGCTGCAGATAACTAACATTGAGCGTGGCGATATGGGAAGCTACCGTCTAGAAGCTCGTAATGCAGAGGGAGCTTCGTCGTTCAACTTCACACTAAACGTCCTGT ATGCAGCCTCCATCACCACCATTACTAGTCCGGTGGAAGAAGAGATAGGAGGAGCTGCCTTCTTCGAGTGTATCGCTGACGCCAACCCAATCACAAGCAACATGATCACATGGTCGCGCAGTGACTTTGATATGTCCAAAACAAAGCAGGCGTTCGAGAACAACAAAGGGCACCTGACCGTTTACGAGTTGGAGAAGATGGACACTGGCACGTTTACATGTACAGCCGACAACGGGATCGGGGAACCTTCCGTCATGGAGGCTATCCTTGTTGttaaat TCCAGCCAATCATTGATGACTCTGCCCAATACTCCAAAGCTGCGGGTGACCATGGGTCAACTGTCCAGCTGATCTGTCTGGCTGAAGGAGCCCCAGAGGTCACCTTCGACTGGGTCAAG AGGGATGGTGACATGTCGAGCTTTAAGTACCACATAGAATCAGAGAAAGTGGACACCATTAAATACCGCAGTGTGGTGACAATATCGGACATCTCCGAGGCCGAGTACGGTACATACGTGTGCTCGGCCAGTAATGAAAAGGGACAGGACACGTTCGATATCTCTGTTGATGGCACAA GCCGACCTGACCAGCCAGGAGATCTCACCTTTATCAATGCCACACATGACATGCTGACAATCTCCTGGAACCCTGGTTTTAATGGCGGACTTCCTCAGAGGTTCAAAGTGCGATACAAGGAGAAGAGTCGACCAGGATACACACACATAGACATAACGCCGATAGACAATCGCGTTACCACAGTCTTCGTCATCAAAG GTCTGAGGAAGGACACCTCTTACCTGGTAGCTGTGTTGACCTCTAACGACCTTGGAGCAGCCGAAGGGTCACCTCCAGAAATAGAAATTAGGACTTCTG CATCAGCCCTTAGTGGTGAGACTGCTTCAACAATACAAACCAGCGACGACACTCCAGTCATCATCATTCTTGTCGTCTGTGTCGTCGGAATCTTCCTCCTCGCTCTTAACATTGGACTCATACTCTTCTTTGTCAGGAGGAGGAAAAAGAGGCTTGAGA ACAACAGTGACACAACGAGTCACACGAACACGATCGAGTTATACGGACCAACCAAGGAGACCGCCCTCTACCCTATCACTCCCTCAGACGACAGTCGCAGTTACGGCACATACGAAAAAAACATGGACGATTTCTCGGACGATTACAAGAATTTCGAG gGTAGAGGGTTGGTGAGACCCAAGCCTGTATGGTTACAGCCCCTGGTAGAACAGCCTGGACCCAGTAACGACGACGACACG CATGACAGGAAAAGCATGCACAGTAGTCAGTGCACCTGTAACTGTGTACAAGTGAAGGTCAGGACCGTCTCCCGTGCCAAATGTAGTTGTCTGTCCGTGGATTCGTCAGGG GATGAAGACATAAAAAGAGTGTTCCTGCCCCCTCCAGGCTACAGCAGTCGCTCCTACACCCCCAACAAACTTGACTCCCCCAATCTGGGAAATACACACAAATCTTTTCTCACCGACACACGGCCGTACTTAGATGATGGTAGACAGTCTGCACAGTGGCAGTATGAAG ACCCGTATCAGAGCAGAAGCAAGGGAACATTTGATAGCGATTACATGAATCCACTACAGAATGGAACTTCTCCGACACATTTCCACGATTATAACAGCAGGCCAGAAACACGGCCCAAG AGTGTAACAGATTTTTCCGACCAGCGTTCGAGTCGCTCATCAAGCCGTAATGGACTAGGAGCcacccctccccctccccctcccgTCCGCTCGTCCAGTAAGGGTGTGGCCAATAACTATGGACACTCCCCTATTCCACCAATCCCTGCCAGGAATTACGACGTGGATGACCTGCCCCCTCCTCTATATGATGATACGCCACAGCCTAGATACGCTCCGGCCCCAG gTTCAACAGGGGGGAGATACATGAACCCTAATGTGATAAGTAACCCTACATATGACGGGCCCAGTGAGGGGAACAATTCGGCCCAACGCAACCATATACCAGTAGATGACATGAGAGGAGATTTGGTATAG
- the LOC138317616 gene encoding nephrin-like isoform X3, protein MFGLSSLPALILLAWTIYQVLGEQHFLETPADTRIVMGRSTMLNCSVGDRVGRVQWAKDDMLLGFDLSIPGYPRYSIIQTSPERFNLYIVNTTLWDDATYECQVLPSQGNPALQASAHLTILVPPEIPQIIGHPNGSMVNIRHTDPIVQLTCEVRNARPAASITWYKNGVVVTENVDYTVEQIADDKRENAHNTLTLTPDFRVKEHGAVYTCKGTNEAIRGQFMETSVTVNVQFPPSIPEITGYRRGQTVQRGDTLNLECVSRGGNPLAQVVWFKNDVKVDFSYSSSNDRSTNELSFTVGASDNDAVYRCEATNAATEYPLTAQVQIVVYFPPEKVTISGNRLATAGEEVELTCETANSNPASVVTWLVRSRQIAGTRNNVVESEDGGYITTSIIRVTLTDREDQIVYTCQAMNDGASQPVTDTVTLSVLYPPGAPVITGYEEGDFVKAGDVKRLTCSSAGGNPMATLKWFKGNQLLDSTPKTRGSIVSSELTIVTAPGDNNAIYKCTASNEATPTPLQVLKKLTVYFAPAQVTLTANPAEPKAGQHLRLTCLSASSNPPAAIMWVRDNVLRQGVTINKSPSTNGGMTTTNVLDITPTAADHLAEYHCQATNLVIGDKVNDAITLSVLFPPVFDQSMSPSTIDITEGDNRAVNLTAAANPPVLSYKFYRDGIEVSVPGDVSSFTFDNGALQITNIERGDMGSYRLEARNAEGASSFNFTLNVLYAASITTITSPVEEEIGGAAFFECIADANPITSNMITWSRSDFDMSKTKQAFENNKGHLTVYELEKMDTGTFTCTADNGIGEPSVMEAILVVKFQPIIDDSAQYSKAAGDHGSTVQLICLAEGAPEVTFDWVKRDGDMSSFKYHIESEKVDTIKYRSVVTISDISEAEYGTYVCSASNEKGQDTFDISVDGTSRPDQPGDLTFINATHDMLTISWNPGFNGGLPQRFKVRYKEKSRPGYTHIDITPIDNRVTTVFVIKGLRKDTSYLVAVLTSNDLGAAEGSPPEIEIRTSASALSGETASTIQTSDDTPVIIILVVCVVGIFLLALNIGLILFFVRRRKKRLENNSDTTSHTNTIELYGPTKETALYPITPSDDSRSYGTYEKNMDDFSDDYKNFEGRGLVRPKPVWLQPLVEQPGPSNDDDTDEDIKRVFLPPPGYSSRSYTPNKLDSPNLGNTHKSFLTDTRPYLDDGRQSAQWQYEDPYQSRSKGTFDSDYMNPLQNGTSPTHFHDYNSRPETRPKSVTDFSDQRSSRSSSRNGLGATPPPPPPVRSSSKGVANNYGHSPIPPIPARNYDVDDLPPPLYDDTPQPRYAPAPGSTGGRYMNPNVISNPTYDGPSEGNNSAQRNHIPVDDMRGDLV, encoded by the exons GGTTTGACCTCAGTATTCCTGGATATCCCCGCTATTCCATTATCCAGACGTCACCAGAGAGATTTAATCTGTATATTGTCAACACCACGCTCTGGGATGACGCAACGTATGAATGTCAGGTGCTGCCATCTCAGGGAAACCCAGCACTCCAAGCCTCCGCCCATCTCACCATATTAG TGCCTCCAGAGATACCCCAAATCATAGGCCATCCGAATGGCTCAATGGTAAACATACGCCACACGGACCCCATCGTACAACTGACGTGTGAGGTCCGGAACGCTCGGCCTGCGGCTAGTATCACCTGGTATAAGAATGGAGTTGTGGTCACAGAGAACGTTGATTACACTGTTGAGCAGATCGCGGACGATAAACGAGAGAATGCCCACAACACGCTGACACTAACGCCTGACTTTAGAGTAAAGGAACACGGGGCAGTGTACACGTGTAAGGGTACCAACGAGGCCATCCGAGGCCAGTTCATGGAGACTAGTGTTACCGTCAATGTCCAGT TCCCACCTTCCATACCAGAAATAACAGGGTACCGACGTGGGCAGACAGTGCAGCGTGGTGACACTCTCAATCTAGAATGTGTGTCAAGGGGTGGCAACCCACTCGCTCAGGTCGTCTGGTTCAAAAACGATGTCAAGGTTGACTTCTCGTACTCTAGTTCTAACGACCGGTCGACTAATGAGCTGTCATTTACTGTTGGGGCGTCAGATAATGATGCAGTGTATAGGTGTGAGGCTACCAACGCGGCGACAGAATATCCGCTGACGGCACAAGTTCAAATTGTTGTCTACT TTCCACCAGAAAAAGTGACAATATCCGGGAATCGCCTTGCGACAGCGGGAGAAGAGGTGGAGCTAACCTGTGAGACAGCCAATAGCAATCCTGCTTCTGTGGTCACATGGTTAGTGAGAAGTCGACAGATAGCAGGCACACGAAACAACGTCGTGGAGTCAGAGGATGGTGGTTACATCACTACGTCCATCATCAGGGTGACGCTGACGGACCGCGAGGACCAGATCGTGTATACATGTCAGGCCATGAACGACGGAGCCTCACAACCCGTCACCGATACTGTGACTCTCAGCGTTCTCT ATCCACCTGGGGCCCCAGTCATAACGGGATATGAGGAAGGCGACTTCGTCAAGGCTGGCGACGTCAAAAGGCTAACCTGTAGTTCAGCAGGGGGCAACCCCATGGCAACACTGAAATGGTTCAAAG GTAACCAGTTGTTAGACTCCACACCAAAGACCCGAGGCAGCATTGTCAGTTCTGAACTGACCATTGTTACAGCACCTGGTGACAACAACGCCATCTATAAGTGTACTGCGTCTAACGAAGCCACGCCCACACCCCTACAGGTCCTGAAGAAGCTGACCGTTTACT TTGCCCCTGCCCAAGTGACTTTAACGGCCAACCCTGCAGAACCAAAGGCCGGTCAGCATCTACGTCTTACCTGTCTGTCGGCGTCCAGTAATCCTCCAGCTGCCATCATGTGGGTCCGAGACAACGTCCTACGCCAAGGTGTCACCATCAACAAGTCTCCGTCCACAAATGGTGGGATGACCACTACAAACGTACTGGACATCACACCAACGGCCGCGGACCATCTTGCTGAGTACCATTGTCAGGCCACGAACCTCGTGATCGGGGACAAAGTCAATGATGCTATAACTCTAAGTGTTCTGT TCCCTCCCGTATTTGACCAGTCGATGTCCCCCTCCACGATAGACATCACCGAGGGCGATAATCGAGCTGTTAACCTGACCGCCGCAGCCAACCCTCCTGTACTCAGTTACAAGTTTTACCGTGACGGCATCGAGGTCAGCGTCCCAGGCGACGTCAGCAGCTTTACTTTCGACAACGGAGCGCTGCAGATAACTAACATTGAGCGTGGCGATATGGGAAGCTACCGTCTAGAAGCTCGTAATGCAGAGGGAGCTTCGTCGTTCAACTTCACACTAAACGTCCTGT ATGCAGCCTCCATCACCACCATTACTAGTCCGGTGGAAGAAGAGATAGGAGGAGCTGCCTTCTTCGAGTGTATCGCTGACGCCAACCCAATCACAAGCAACATGATCACATGGTCGCGCAGTGACTTTGATATGTCCAAAACAAAGCAGGCGTTCGAGAACAACAAAGGGCACCTGACCGTTTACGAGTTGGAGAAGATGGACACTGGCACGTTTACATGTACAGCCGACAACGGGATCGGGGAACCTTCCGTCATGGAGGCTATCCTTGTTGttaaat TCCAGCCAATCATTGATGACTCTGCCCAATACTCCAAAGCTGCGGGTGACCATGGGTCAACTGTCCAGCTGATCTGTCTGGCTGAAGGAGCCCCAGAGGTCACCTTCGACTGGGTCAAG AGGGATGGTGACATGTCGAGCTTTAAGTACCACATAGAATCAGAGAAAGTGGACACCATTAAATACCGCAGTGTGGTGACAATATCGGACATCTCCGAGGCCGAGTACGGTACATACGTGTGCTCGGCCAGTAATGAAAAGGGACAGGACACGTTCGATATCTCTGTTGATGGCACAA GCCGACCTGACCAGCCAGGAGATCTCACCTTTATCAATGCCACACATGACATGCTGACAATCTCCTGGAACCCTGGTTTTAATGGCGGACTTCCTCAGAGGTTCAAAGTGCGATACAAGGAGAAGAGTCGACCAGGATACACACACATAGACATAACGCCGATAGACAATCGCGTTACCACAGTCTTCGTCATCAAAG GTCTGAGGAAGGACACCTCTTACCTGGTAGCTGTGTTGACCTCTAACGACCTTGGAGCAGCCGAAGGGTCACCTCCAGAAATAGAAATTAGGACTTCTG CATCAGCCCTTAGTGGTGAGACTGCTTCAACAATACAAACCAGCGACGACACTCCAGTCATCATCATTCTTGTCGTCTGTGTCGTCGGAATCTTCCTCCTCGCTCTTAACATTGGACTCATACTCTTCTTTGTCAGGAGGAGGAAAAAGAGGCTTGAGA ACAACAGTGACACAACGAGTCACACGAACACGATCGAGTTATACGGACCAACCAAGGAGACCGCCCTCTACCCTATCACTCCCTCAGACGACAGTCGCAGTTACGGCACATACGAAAAAAACATGGACGATTTCTCGGACGATTACAAGAATTTCGAG gGTAGAGGGTTGGTGAGACCCAAGCCTGTATGGTTACAGCCCCTGGTAGAACAGCCTGGACCCAGTAACGACGACGACACG GATGAAGACATAAAAAGAGTGTTCCTGCCCCCTCCAGGCTACAGCAGTCGCTCCTACACCCCCAACAAACTTGACTCCCCCAATCTGGGAAATACACACAAATCTTTTCTCACCGACACACGGCCGTACTTAGATGATGGTAGACAGTCTGCACAGTGGCAGTATGAAG ACCCGTATCAGAGCAGAAGCAAGGGAACATTTGATAGCGATTACATGAATCCACTACAGAATGGAACTTCTCCGACACATTTCCACGATTATAACAGCAGGCCAGAAACACGGCCCAAG AGTGTAACAGATTTTTCCGACCAGCGTTCGAGTCGCTCATCAAGCCGTAATGGACTAGGAGCcacccctccccctccccctcccgTCCGCTCGTCCAGTAAGGGTGTGGCCAATAACTATGGACACTCCCCTATTCCACCAATCCCTGCCAGGAATTACGACGTGGATGACCTGCCCCCTCCTCTATATGATGATACGCCACAGCCTAGATACGCTCCGGCCCCAG gTTCAACAGGGGGGAGATACATGAACCCTAATGTGATAAGTAACCCTACATATGACGGGCCCAGTGAGGGGAACAATTCGGCCCAACGCAACCATATACCAGTAGATGACATGAGAGGAGATTTGGTATAG